A single window of Providencia alcalifaciens DNA harbors:
- the tamB gene encoding autotransporter assembly complex protein TamB — protein MKWMKWLKWIAITILLLLVLVVSALYWVLGTKSGLHFALNSATRFVPELTIGSIDGDINDLTLSGVKYQMPGVDVDAKKIHLALRLKCLTSREVCIDDLSTEGVMVNVDTSQFPPSEEAPPSEPLTELNAPLTIRLAQLALVDTHVNVDGTVIDLDKFATGITWQKRAIEITPTDIINLAISLPPSEPAEVPKPVEPVVPEGEQPSLGEQLKTLFSKPLLAELPEIILPVDLNVEGINASNFQLKGDTEITINSLNLKLENEGQNVLLKQLKVDAPQGNVAVSGSISLQEKWPVALSVIGESRLEDLNGQKVDLTLKGGLMDELMLALNLNGPITATLEAQTDLAQADFPIELTLESKKLTWPLVGESQYKLDGTRLRLNGRPSSYDLSLRSAITGQDLPPSKLLLDAKGNEEKIDLTRLRLSALQGNADLSGVADWSKAISWNMVLTLSGINTAKQYPEWPAKVEGKIATRGSLYGGSWQLEIPEITLDGNVKQHILKARGQAKGNAAGQWNIPDFNLLLGKNSVNVKGSLADKWNLDAKINAPALNGLVPGLGGVIIGDLKLRGDLQAPQALADLTARGVRWQDLTVDTTTIKGNVATGDQIKGDLSVVVRGLRQADLAISNLTLDAKGTEKQHTLKLNVTGKPVSGQLALAGGFDRQTQVWKGNLSNTLFDTEVGEWRLNQAMSLNYNNTTQEVVIGSHCWVNPNARLCVPKPVKAGKSGSADIVLERFDLAMIKPFMPSDTRVNGVFTGRANTIWKADGSLPQVKVDLSGDGVKVVQFVDGARLPIAFDTLTLNAGIKNGRADLNWLLKIAGNGQFKGNVQISDLERKRLLSGNIEINAITLGLIKPLLGEKDIANGNLNANLRVGGSAHNPLMNGNVTLSGLEVKSGLIPFDIQNSQLAINFNGTSSVMTGQIKTPEGYLNIDGDADWRNIDAWRAKVLARGNNLRVSLPPMIKIDVQPDLILEASPKLLTLNGSVNIPWARITVQELPESAVSASSDVVMLDEQLKPINPKQPSIPIQTNLTINIGNDVRLDAFGLKARLTGLLKVAQDKQGLSLNGQVDIPSGRFRAYGQDLIVRKGLIQFSGPADQPFLNLEAIRNPENTANDVIAGVKVTGLADKPKVEIFSEPAKTQQEALSYLLRGEGLDSGDANGSQMTSMLIGLGVAQSGQLVGKIGETFGVSDLAVDTQGVGDSSKVVVSGKITNDLQVKYGVGIFDSLATLTLRYRVMPKLFLEAVSGVNQALDLLYQFEF, from the coding sequence ATGAAATGGATGAAATGGCTAAAGTGGATTGCAATCACCATTTTATTATTGTTAGTTCTGGTTGTTAGTGCGCTGTATTGGGTGTTAGGTACTAAATCGGGTCTGCATTTTGCGTTGAATTCTGCCACGCGTTTTGTGCCTGAGCTGACCATTGGTTCTATTGATGGTGACATTAACGATTTAACGCTCTCTGGTGTGAAGTATCAAATGCCGGGTGTGGATGTGGATGCGAAGAAAATCCATCTTGCATTACGTTTAAAGTGCCTGACCAGCCGTGAAGTATGTATTGATGATTTATCAACAGAAGGCGTGATGGTGAATGTGGATACTAGCCAATTCCCACCGTCTGAAGAGGCACCGCCTTCTGAGCCGCTAACAGAACTGAATGCCCCGCTAACCATCCGTTTAGCCCAATTAGCGTTGGTTGATACTCATGTTAATGTCGATGGCACTGTGATTGATCTCGACAAATTCGCCACGGGGATCACATGGCAAAAAAGAGCTATCGAAATCACGCCAACCGATATTATTAACCTTGCCATAAGCTTACCGCCTAGTGAGCCGGCTGAGGTACCAAAACCGGTTGAACCCGTTGTGCCTGAAGGTGAGCAACCTTCCCTTGGTGAGCAGCTTAAAACGTTATTTTCTAAGCCGCTATTAGCGGAGCTACCTGAAATTATTCTCCCTGTTGACCTGAATGTTGAGGGGATTAATGCCTCTAATTTCCAATTAAAAGGCGACACGGAAATTACGATTAATAGCCTGAATTTGAAGTTAGAAAATGAAGGGCAGAATGTTTTATTAAAGCAACTAAAAGTCGATGCACCGCAAGGTAATGTTGCGGTTTCTGGATCGATTTCCCTGCAAGAAAAATGGCCAGTCGCGCTATCCGTTATTGGTGAAAGCCGTCTTGAAGATTTAAATGGGCAGAAAGTCGATTTAACGCTTAAAGGTGGGCTGATGGATGAGCTGATGCTGGCATTGAATCTGAATGGTCCAATTACGGCAACACTAGAAGCTCAGACTGATTTAGCGCAGGCAGATTTCCCGATTGAGCTAACTTTAGAAAGCAAAAAATTAACTTGGCCGCTGGTGGGAGAAAGCCAATATAAGCTTGATGGCACTCGCTTACGCTTAAATGGTCGTCCTTCTAGCTATGACCTTTCATTACGTTCAGCCATCACGGGGCAAGATTTACCGCCATCTAAGTTATTATTAGATGCGAAAGGGAACGAGGAAAAAATTGATTTAACCCGTTTACGCTTATCTGCATTGCAAGGTAATGCAGACCTATCAGGGGTGGCGGATTGGAGTAAAGCCATTAGCTGGAATATGGTGCTGACGCTATCGGGTATTAATACAGCGAAGCAATATCCAGAATGGCCAGCGAAAGTTGAAGGGAAAATTGCCACGCGAGGCAGCCTATATGGTGGAAGCTGGCAGTTAGAGATCCCTGAAATTACCTTAGACGGTAATGTTAAACAGCACATCTTAAAGGCGCGTGGGCAAGCCAAAGGGAATGCCGCAGGGCAATGGAACATCCCAGATTTTAACCTCTTGCTGGGCAAAAACAGTGTGAATGTGAAAGGTTCTTTAGCCGATAAATGGAATCTTGATGCCAAAATTAATGCCCCAGCATTGAATGGATTAGTGCCAGGATTAGGCGGCGTGATCATCGGGGATTTAAAGCTTCGTGGTGATTTACAAGCCCCACAAGCGCTGGCGGATTTAACGGCGCGTGGCGTGAGATGGCAAGATTTGACCGTAGACACCACCACCATTAAAGGTAACGTGGCAACGGGTGACCAAATCAAAGGTGATTTATCGGTGGTGGTGCGCGGACTGCGCCAAGCGGATTTAGCCATTAGTAACCTAACGCTAGATGCCAAAGGGACTGAAAAACAGCATACGTTAAAGCTGAATGTGACGGGCAAACCGGTTTCTGGACAGCTTGCGCTGGCAGGCGGTTTTGATCGCCAAACACAAGTGTGGAAAGGGAATTTAAGCAATACCTTATTTGATACTGAGGTTGGAGAATGGCGTCTGAATCAAGCCATGTCCTTGAACTACAATAACACGACCCAAGAAGTCGTTATTGGCAGCCATTGCTGGGTAAACCCGAATGCTCGCTTGTGTGTGCCGAAGCCAGTTAAAGCGGGTAAAAGTGGTAGCGCTGATATTGTATTAGAACGTTTTGACCTTGCGATGATCAAACCCTTTATGCCAAGTGATACCCGAGTGAATGGGGTGTTCACAGGGCGTGCAAATACCATCTGGAAAGCTGATGGTAGCCTGCCTCAAGTGAAAGTTGACTTGAGTGGTGATGGCGTCAAAGTTGTGCAGTTTGTTGATGGTGCTCGTTTACCTATCGCGTTTGATACGCTGACATTAAATGCGGGTATTAAGAACGGTCGCGCGGATCTGAATTGGTTGCTGAAGATTGCAGGCAATGGTCAATTTAAAGGTAATGTGCAAATTTCTGACCTCGAAAGAAAGCGCTTACTCTCCGGCAACATTGAAATTAACGCCATTACATTAGGGCTAATTAAACCGCTACTTGGCGAAAAAGACATTGCAAATGGAAACCTGAATGCAAATCTACGTGTCGGTGGTTCGGCGCATAACCCGCTAATGAACGGTAATGTCACATTATCTGGGTTAGAAGTGAAGTCTGGGTTGATCCCGTTTGATATTCAAAATAGCCAATTAGCGATTAACTTTAATGGCACCAGTTCAGTCATGACTGGGCAGATCAAAACGCCTGAGGGTTACCTAAATATTGATGGTGATGCGGATTGGCGCAATATTGATGCATGGCGAGCGAAAGTGCTGGCGAGAGGGAATAACTTACGAGTTTCTCTGCCGCCAATGATCAAAATTGATGTACAGCCTGATTTGATTCTGGAAGCATCACCGAAATTGCTGACCTTAAATGGTAGCGTCAATATTCCATGGGCGCGTATTACGGTGCAAGAATTACCTGAGTCTGCGGTGAGTGCGTCTTCGGATGTGGTCATGCTGGATGAGCAGCTAAAACCGATCAACCCTAAACAGCCATCGATTCCAATCCAAACCAATTTAACGATTAATATTGGCAACGATGTGCGTCTGGATGCATTCGGATTAAAAGCTCGGTTAACTGGGTTATTAAAAGTCGCTCAGGATAAACAAGGGTTAAGCTTAAATGGCCAGGTAGATATTCCATCAGGACGTTTCCGCGCTTATGGGCAAGACTTGATTGTGCGTAAAGGGCTGATTCAATTCTCAGGGCCTGCTGATCAGCCGTTCTTAAATTTAGAAGCAATTCGTAATCCTGAAAACACGGCCAACGATGTGATTGCCGGCGTGAAAGTAACAGGACTTGCCGATAAACCAAAAGTTGAGATATTCTCTGAGCCCGCAAAAACACAGCAAGAGGCACTTTCCTATCTGTTAAGAGGGGAAGGGCTTGATAGCGGGGATGCGAATGGCTCACAAATGACCTCAATGCTGATTGGATTGGGCGTTGCACAAAGCGGTCAGTTGGTGGGTAAAATTGGTGAAACATTTGGTGTATCGGATTTAGCCGTCGACACCCAAGGTGTGGGTGACAGTTCGAAAGTGGTTGTGAGTGGGAAAATTACGAACGACTTGCAAGTTAAGTATGGAGTTGGCATATTTGATTCTTTAGCGACGCTCACTTTACGCTATAGGGTCATGCCGAAACTGTTTTTAGAAGCAGTTTCTGGCGTTAATCAGGCTTTGGACCTGCTTTATCAATTCGAGTTTTAA
- the tamA gene encoding autotransporter assembly complex protein TamA, with protein MSKYLTLCAVCLTAAVPAVFAANLRLNIEGLEGQLNQNVRIQLSNISQDEVVANGRFRARVEKAIREGLKPLGYYEPTVEFSYEEKTPPARSILTAKVSPGEPILLQGVNVVLEGGAKTDPDYAKMLKKSTPKYGIIQNDGDYEDFKGKFSSLAIRKGYFDAMMEKSQLGISVDHHAAYWDFDFNSGERYRFGKLTFEGSQIREDYLENLSPFKEGEYYTSEQLAEYNQRLASTGWFNSALVTPNIQKAREEHTDLLPMEGVMIPRAQNFLELGGGYATDVGPRVKAIWNKPWINSRGQSLTSSISLSQPEQLIDASYKIPLKANPLEQYYAIQGGFKRTDLNDTQSNTTTLNVSRNWDYSSGWQYGVNMRWMLSNFTQADITNTTMLLYPGANVSRIRQKGGVMPTWGDSQRYSIDYSNKIWGSDIDFLVLQAKNVWIRTPWEGHRFVVRGNLGWIETNNFDKVPPDLRFFAGGDGSVRGYGYQKISPEDSSGKLTGASKLAVGSVEYQYNFTGNWWGATFIDSGEAVDDFKNSDFKTGAGVGIRWVSPVGPIKFDLAKPIGDPDNNKIQFYIGLGTEL; from the coding sequence GTGTCGAAATATCTTACCCTTTGTGCAGTATGCCTAACAGCGGCGGTACCAGCGGTATTTGCTGCGAACCTACGCCTTAATATTGAAGGGCTTGAAGGGCAACTCAACCAGAATGTCCGTATTCAGCTTTCTAATATTTCACAAGATGAAGTCGTTGCAAATGGACGTTTTCGAGCTCGAGTAGAAAAAGCGATTCGTGAAGGGTTAAAACCACTGGGATATTATGAGCCTACGGTAGAATTTAGCTATGAAGAGAAAACCCCGCCAGCACGGTCAATTTTGACAGCCAAGGTCTCTCCGGGGGAGCCTATTCTTCTACAAGGTGTCAATGTGGTGTTAGAAGGGGGAGCGAAAACAGACCCAGATTACGCCAAGATGCTGAAAAAAAGCACGCCGAAATATGGCATCATCCAAAATGATGGTGACTATGAAGACTTCAAAGGTAAATTTAGCAGCCTAGCTATCCGTAAAGGGTATTTCGATGCCATGATGGAAAAAAGCCAGCTAGGCATTTCTGTTGATCATCATGCTGCCTATTGGGATTTTGATTTTAACAGTGGTGAGCGCTACCGCTTTGGTAAATTAACCTTTGAAGGCTCACAAATTCGTGAGGATTACCTCGAAAACCTCTCTCCTTTTAAAGAAGGGGAATATTACACGTCAGAACAGCTCGCCGAATATAACCAACGTTTGGCATCAACAGGGTGGTTCAACTCTGCGCTAGTCACGCCGAATATTCAAAAAGCCCGTGAAGAGCATACGGATCTATTACCTATGGAAGGGGTAATGATCCCAAGAGCGCAAAACTTCCTTGAGCTGGGTGGTGGTTACGCGACCGATGTGGGGCCTCGTGTAAAAGCGATATGGAATAAACCGTGGATTAACTCGCGGGGACAAAGTTTAACCTCCAGCATTAGTCTCTCTCAGCCGGAACAGTTGATTGATGCCAGCTATAAAATTCCACTCAAAGCGAATCCTCTAGAGCAATATTATGCGATTCAAGGTGGGTTTAAACGCACGGATTTGAACGATACTCAATCGAATACCACCACGCTGAACGTGTCTCGTAATTGGGATTATTCAAGCGGTTGGCAGTATGGCGTGAATATGCGCTGGATGTTGAGTAACTTTACCCAAGCGGATATCACTAATACGACGATGTTGTTGTATCCAGGGGCAAATGTCAGCCGAATTCGCCAGAAAGGTGGTGTGATGCCAACGTGGGGTGATAGCCAGCGCTATTCTATCGATTACTCCAATAAAATATGGGGCTCGGATATCGACTTCCTGGTATTACAAGCCAAGAATGTGTGGATCCGTACACCATGGGAAGGGCACCGGTTTGTCGTACGTGGAAACCTTGGTTGGATTGAAACCAATAACTTTGACAAAGTCCCACCAGACTTACGTTTCTTCGCAGGGGGTGACGGCAGCGTTCGTGGCTACGGTTATCAAAAGATCTCCCCAGAAGATAGTAGCGGCAAGCTCACCGGGGCATCCAAGCTGGCGGTTGGATCCGTCGAATATCAATATAATTTCACGGGTAACTGGTGGGGTGCCACTTTTATTGATAGTGGTGAAGCGGTAGACGATTTCAAAAATAGTGATTTTAAAACCGGTGCCGGTGTGGGGATCCGTTGGGTTTCTCCGGTTGGGCCGATTAAATTTGATTTAGCCAAGCCTATTGGCGACCCAGATAATAACAAAATTCAGTTTTACATCGGATTGGGGACAGAACTATGA
- the msrA gene encoding peptide-methionine (S)-S-oxide reductase MsrA, with protein sequence MTFNQFQSDNEFQALPGRHTSMALSPYHAVTHHSIEIIPKNMEIAYFAMGCFWGVERLFWQQTGIYTTSAGYSGGLTPNPTYEEVCTGLTGHTEVVRVVFDPEIISFAQLLTLFWENHDPAQGMRQGNDIGTQYRSAIYTVSDEQYQLAIQTREAYQQAMAEKQDNRPITTEIRPLETFYFAEDYHQQYLYKNPKGYCGLGGIGVCLPS encoded by the coding sequence ATGACTTTTAATCAATTTCAGTCCGATAATGAATTTCAAGCACTTCCGGGCCGCCACACATCAATGGCGTTGTCACCTTACCATGCAGTGACCCATCATTCGATTGAGATTATTCCTAAGAATATGGAAATTGCTTATTTTGCAATGGGTTGCTTCTGGGGTGTGGAACGATTATTTTGGCAACAAACGGGAATTTATACGACATCCGCAGGTTACAGTGGTGGACTCACACCGAATCCAACCTATGAAGAAGTGTGTACCGGATTAACCGGACATACTGAAGTCGTTCGAGTGGTTTTTGATCCAGAAATCATTTCATTTGCTCAGCTGCTAACGCTATTTTGGGAAAACCACGACCCAGCTCAAGGCATGCGCCAAGGTAATGATATTGGTACCCAATATCGCTCGGCTATTTACACTGTGTCAGATGAACAGTATCAACTGGCGATACAAACCCGCGAAGCTTACCAACAGGCGATGGCTGAAAAGCAGGATAATCGCCCGATCACCACCGAGATTCGACCACTCGAAACCTTCTATTTTGCAGAGGATTATCACCAGCAATATCTGTATAAAAATCCCAAAGGCTATTGTGGGCTTGGTGGCATTGGGGTCTGCCTTCCATCTTGA
- a CDS encoding hemolysin family protein, giving the protein MLNSLLIVLLLCAISAFFSLSEISLAASRRIKLKLMADEGNINAARVLKLQEMPGMFFTVVQIGLNAVAILAGIVGESAFSPALQELFIKFLSPTWAQQAAFIVSFTIVTSLFILVADLTPKRIGMVKPEAIAIRIVNPMRFCLMILSPLVWFFNGLANLIFKLFKLPTARNEDITSDDIFAVVEAGAVAGVLRKQEHELIENVFELESRTVPSAMTPRENIIFFDKDESEESIKHKISTQPHSKFLVCAGDIDHVIGYVDSKELLNRVLNGQSLSLRDGVHIQNTLMLPDTLSLSDTLEAFKNSGVDFAVILNEYALVMGVITINDVMITLMGDLIGPGQEEQIIARDENSWLVDGGTPIEDVQRILDIDEFPDFSNYETIAGFMMYRLRKMPKRTDYVKHAGYKFEVVDIDNYKIDQLLVTRVTNTPSAVVVQPGTAGSEDAPHTQNKH; this is encoded by the coding sequence ATGCTAAACAGTTTACTTATCGTTCTTTTATTATGTGCAATCAGCGCATTTTTTTCGCTGTCCGAAATTTCATTGGCAGCTTCTCGCCGTATTAAATTAAAGTTAATGGCCGACGAAGGCAACATTAACGCCGCTCGCGTTCTCAAATTACAAGAAATGCCGGGCATGTTCTTCACCGTCGTACAAATTGGCTTAAACGCCGTCGCGATTTTGGCTGGTATTGTGGGTGAATCTGCATTCTCTCCCGCACTGCAAGAGCTATTTATTAAATTTTTATCCCCTACATGGGCACAGCAAGCCGCTTTCATTGTGTCATTTACCATCGTAACTAGCTTATTTATTCTCGTGGCTGACTTAACGCCAAAACGAATTGGGATGGTAAAACCTGAAGCTATCGCTATACGCATCGTTAACCCAATGCGTTTTTGCTTAATGATTTTAAGTCCGCTCGTATGGTTCTTTAATGGCTTAGCGAACTTAATTTTTAAACTCTTCAAATTACCCACTGCGCGTAATGAAGACATTACTTCTGATGATATCTTTGCTGTTGTTGAAGCAGGTGCTGTCGCTGGAGTACTTCGTAAGCAAGAACATGAGCTTATCGAAAACGTGTTTGAACTTGAGTCACGCACCGTTCCATCAGCAATGACCCCTCGAGAAAACATCATTTTCTTTGATAAAGACGAATCTGAAGAGAGCATCAAACACAAAATTTCCACCCAGCCGCATTCAAAGTTTTTAGTTTGTGCAGGGGATATCGACCATGTCATTGGTTATGTGGATTCCAAAGAGCTCCTCAACCGCGTATTGAATGGTCAAAGCCTGAGTTTACGTGACGGTGTACATATCCAGAACACCTTAATGCTTCCAGATACCTTATCACTGTCAGATACCTTAGAAGCCTTTAAAAATAGTGGTGTCGATTTTGCCGTTATCCTGAACGAATATGCCTTAGTGATGGGTGTTATTACCATCAATGACGTGATGATCACGTTAATGGGTGACTTGATTGGGCCAGGACAAGAAGAGCAAATTATTGCTCGTGATGAGAACTCATGGCTGGTTGATGGGGGCACGCCAATTGAGGATGTTCAACGTATCCTTGATATCGATGAATTCCCAGATTTCAGCAACTATGAAACCATTGCTGGCTTTATGATGTATCGCTTAAGAAAGATGCCGAAACGCACTGATTATGTGAAACATGCAGGCTACAAATTCGAAGTCGTCGACATTGATAACTACAAGATAGATCAACTGCTGGTCACCCGTGTCACAAACACACCGTCCGCGGTTGTCGTTCAGCCGGGTACTGCGGGTAGTGAAGATGCGCCACATACCCAAAATAAACACTGA
- a CDS encoding DUF1107 domain-containing protein, with protein MKIFKHYNPSKIALYVKTLFRGRLYIKDFGAFEFNNGKILPPKVTDKIHYNVMNEVNKQVVLLRAELG; from the coding sequence ATGAAAATTTTTAAGCATTACAATCCGTCAAAAATTGCGCTATACGTGAAAACATTATTCAGAGGTAGGCTCTATATTAAGGATTTTGGGGCTTTCGAATTCAATAATGGGAAGATTTTACCACCAAAAGTGACCGATAAAATTCATTACAATGTGATGAATGAAGTGAACAAACAAGTGGTATTACTGAGAGCTGAGTTGGGCTAA
- a CDS encoding YtfJ family protein: MIKKLLLLTCLLGLSSTGFAINLQLNQPVPAVTVTDKGELQLDNAGKFNYQPWKSQQLAGKVRTIQHIAGRSSAKELNAPLIEAIKQAKFPHDKYQTTSIINTDDSIFGTGVFVKNSVEDSKKEFPYSQFIVDSDGVVKNAWSLAPESSAIIILNKQGNVLFYKDGALTPQEINKAISVIVAELEKP; this comes from the coding sequence ATGATAAAAAAACTACTCTTATTAACCTGCTTACTGGGTTTATCTTCGACAGGATTTGCTATTAATCTCCAATTAAATCAACCTGTGCCCGCAGTTACCGTCACAGATAAAGGCGAATTACAGTTAGATAATGCGGGAAAATTCAATTACCAACCGTGGAAGAGCCAGCAACTTGCCGGTAAAGTTCGCACCATTCAACACATTGCAGGGCGCTCTTCGGCCAAAGAGCTTAATGCTCCGCTGATCGAAGCGATTAAACAAGCCAAATTCCCTCACGACAAATACCAAACTACCAGCATTATCAATACGGATGATTCAATTTTTGGTACCGGCGTATTTGTAAAAAACAGCGTGGAAGACAGCAAGAAAGAGTTTCCTTACTCTCAATTTATTGTTGATAGTGATGGTGTTGTGAAGAATGCATGGAGCCTTGCGCCAGAGAGCTCTGCCATTATCATTCTCAACAAGCAAGGTAATGTCTTATTTTATAAAGATGGCGCGCTAACGCCTCAAGAGATCAATAAAGCCATTAGCGTGATTGTCGCGGAATTAGAAAAGCCGTAA
- the qseC gene encoding quorum sensing histidine kinase QseC, which translates to MKTFSLRLKLTLMLLLLAVMTWGIASSLAWYQTYKTINELFDTQQMVFAKRLSVLPTDIDLPQASLSKTKKLLRKNRGSQDDDALAFAIFTPSGEMVLNDGDNGRKIEFQFTREGFSEGKLKGSDDEWRFVWLKSIDNQYIIAVGQEWEYRQSMANSIMFSQLIPWLVALPIMLIVFLWLLTRALKPLRDVAKQLRQRKPDELSPVVVPTIPSEAKPILDSLNGLFYKINQMFVRERQFTSDAAHELRSPLAALKVQTEVVQIAGSDEAIRQHAVANLSEGIDRATRLVDQLLTLSRLESSNQLDDVSEVSWQELIEQAVKESELEARQNKVTLKISIIETPPPFKGQKLLLSVLLRNLLHNAIRYGKAAGKVEVNLYRHYLEVKDDGAGVSPEVLARLGERFYRPPGQEKTGSGLGLSIVKRVAQLHHLHVTFNNVTEGGFCVTVRWSA; encoded by the coding sequence ATGAAAACGTTCAGCTTAAGGCTCAAACTGACTTTGATGTTATTGCTCCTCGCGGTAATGACGTGGGGAATTGCTAGCTCATTGGCGTGGTATCAAACCTATAAAACCATTAACGAATTGTTTGATACTCAACAAATGGTATTTGCAAAGCGCTTATCGGTGTTACCGACGGATATCGACTTGCCCCAAGCATCATTGAGTAAAACCAAAAAGCTATTGCGGAAAAATCGTGGAAGCCAAGACGATGATGCATTGGCGTTTGCGATTTTTACACCGAGTGGCGAAATGGTGCTAAATGATGGGGACAACGGACGTAAAATCGAGTTTCAATTTACTCGAGAAGGATTCAGTGAAGGTAAGCTGAAAGGTAGTGATGATGAGTGGCGCTTTGTTTGGCTTAAATCCATTGATAATCAATATATTATTGCGGTAGGGCAAGAGTGGGAATACCGCCAAAGTATGGCGAACAGCATTATGTTTTCCCAGCTCATACCGTGGCTGGTGGCGCTGCCGATAATGCTAATCGTATTTTTATGGTTACTCACTCGAGCATTAAAACCTCTACGGGATGTGGCTAAACAGCTACGGCAGAGAAAGCCGGATGAGCTGAGCCCAGTGGTGGTGCCGACAATTCCTAGTGAAGCAAAGCCAATCCTTGATTCTTTGAACGGATTATTCTACAAAATAAACCAAATGTTTGTCCGTGAACGGCAATTTACCTCTGATGCTGCCCATGAACTGCGTAGTCCTCTTGCCGCACTGAAAGTCCAAACCGAAGTGGTGCAGATTGCTGGAAGTGATGAGGCGATTCGCCAACATGCAGTGGCCAATCTTTCAGAGGGGATTGACCGTGCAACTCGGCTGGTGGATCAGTTATTAACATTATCCCGCTTGGAGTCTTCTAATCAGTTAGATGATGTGAGCGAAGTGAGTTGGCAGGAATTAATTGAGCAAGCCGTTAAAGAGAGCGAGCTGGAAGCACGGCAAAATAAGGTGACGTTGAAAATATCAATCATTGAAACGCCGCCGCCTTTTAAAGGGCAGAAACTTTTATTGTCCGTACTATTAAGAAATCTTCTTCACAATGCTATCCGCTATGGCAAAGCTGCCGGTAAGGTTGAAGTCAATTTGTATCGCCATTATCTGGAAGTGAAAGATGATGGTGCTGGCGTTTCTCCTGAAGTATTAGCGCGTTTAGGGGAGCGATTTTATCGACCACCGGGGCAAGAAAAAACAGGCAGTGGTTTAGGGTTATCAATTGTTAAACGCGTGGCTCAGTTACATCATCTCCATGTGACGTTTAATAATGTCACGGAAGGGGGCTTTTGTGTCACCGTTCGTTGGAGTGCATAA